A single genomic interval of Desulfovibrio intestinalis harbors:
- a CDS encoding Tim44 domain-containing protein: MKFSAFLTIVLFLCCSIMLALPDSTEAARLGGGRSFGSKPFMSTPAQKPAMRQDATQAPRQPANQAQAAPQGPRPGMFGGMGGLFGGLLAGTLLGSLLSGGGFAGGGFMDIILFGLLAFLGLKLFARFRNRQAPAAAGAGAQGNAYEDRAQGMQRESTGSNGWDVLRGNAQGAAPQAAAGPNIPMPEGFDAEEFLRGAKMAYTRLQNAWDKRDMNDVAQFTSAAVQHSVREQMDADPKPSTTELLLVNAQLLGVENEGNEQYAQVFFDVLMRESPDQQAPSTVREVWHFMRPVQGGSWKLDGIQQVE; this comes from the coding sequence ATGAAATTTAGTGCCTTTCTGACCATTGTGCTTTTTCTCTGCTGTTCCATCATGCTTGCCCTGCCCGACAGTACCGAAGCTGCCCGCCTGGGAGGTGGACGCTCTTTCGGTAGCAAGCCCTTTATGAGTACCCCCGCGCAAAAACCGGCCATGCGGCAAGACGCCACCCAAGCTCCACGCCAGCCTGCAAATCAGGCACAGGCTGCGCCACAGGGCCCGCGCCCCGGCATGTTCGGCGGTATGGGCGGCCTTTTTGGCGGCCTTCTGGCAGGTACGCTGCTCGGCTCTCTGCTGTCTGGCGGAGGCTTTGCGGGCGGCGGCTTTATGGATATCATCCTCTTTGGGCTGCTGGCTTTTCTGGGTCTCAAGCTCTTTGCCCGTTTTCGCAACCGTCAGGCTCCCGCAGCTGCTGGCGCGGGCGCGCAGGGCAACGCCTATGAAGACCGTGCGCAGGGCATGCAGCGCGAATCCACAGGCAGCAACGGCTGGGACGTACTGCGTGGCAACGCGCAAGGCGCGGCGCCTCAGGCTGCCGCTGGCCCCAATATTCCCATGCCTGAAGGCTTTGATGCTGAAGAATTTTTGCGCGGCGCCAAGATGGCCTATACCCGGCTGCAAAATGCCTGGGACAAGCGCGATATGAACGATGTGGCCCAATTCACCAGCGCCGCCGTGCAGCATTCCGTGCGTGAACAGATGGACGCCGACCCCAAGCCCAGCACGACAGAGCTTCTGCTGGTCAATGCCCAGCTGCTTGGTGTGGAAAATGAAGGCAACGAGCAGTACGCGCAGGTATTCTTTGATGTGCTGATGCGCGAAAGCCCGGACCAGCAGGCTCCGTCTACCGTACGCGAAGTATGGCACTTCATGCGCCCTGTGCAGGGTGGCAGCTGGAAGCTGGACGGCATTCAGCAGGTAGAGTAA
- a CDS encoding bifunctional folylpolyglutamate synthase/dihydrofolate synthase, translating into MSQHFNNFMQIERHLDSLGLFHMDMGLDRMRRALSALGLARPPFVTVQILGTNGKGSTAAFLSSLCAAHGLRTGLYTSPHFVSPTERIRVDGQPWPQELWAAQANKVMSAAPELTYFEFITVLALLAFAEEQVDVAILEAGLGGSHDATTAISADMLCFAPIAMDHKDVLGPNLAAIAADKAGAIRSAAPVCSARQFPQAARVLEAAALAQRAPLVWADAVDTSLELGLLGPHQRNNAGLALAAWQQLAPMLGKNPQYTQLQKQGMAQAFIPGRLQYVPATNGMPPLLLDGAHNPHGMTALIKALQQTGHQPAAVVFSCLGDKDWQTAAGMFKKQLGEVPIFVPTLHNPRAAKAEDVAQFFNGMPPATAQAMPAPPHVTTNAPTDSPTATPLDVNGALSTALARAFAHATSIARSGAKAQPVLITGSLYLLAEFFSLYPAYLSPTASAQGRKAHE; encoded by the coding sequence ATGAGCCAGCATTTCAACAACTTCATGCAAATTGAGCGGCATCTGGACAGTCTGGGGCTTTTCCATATGGACATGGGCCTGGACCGCATGCGGCGCGCCCTGTCGGCCCTGGGCCTTGCCCGGCCACCCTTTGTGACTGTGCAGATACTCGGCACCAACGGCAAGGGATCCACCGCAGCGTTTCTTTCCTCGCTGTGCGCTGCCCACGGCCTGCGCACGGGCTTGTATACCTCGCCCCACTTTGTCAGCCCCACCGAACGCATCCGCGTTGACGGCCAGCCCTGGCCGCAAGAACTGTGGGCGGCGCAGGCCAACAAGGTTATGAGCGCCGCGCCGGAGCTGACCTATTTTGAATTTATTACAGTGCTGGCTTTGCTGGCCTTTGCGGAAGAACAGGTAGATGTGGCGATTCTGGAGGCCGGACTTGGCGGCAGCCACGACGCCACCACCGCAATCAGTGCCGACATGCTCTGCTTCGCCCCCATAGCAATGGACCACAAAGACGTGCTTGGCCCCAATCTGGCCGCCATTGCCGCTGACAAGGCGGGGGCCATCCGCTCGGCGGCCCCCGTATGCTCGGCCCGTCAGTTTCCGCAGGCTGCCCGCGTACTTGAAGCCGCCGCCCTTGCTCAAAGGGCCCCGCTTGTTTGGGCCGACGCTGTTGACACTTCCCTTGAATTGGGACTCCTGGGGCCGCACCAAAGAAACAACGCAGGCCTGGCCCTGGCCGCATGGCAACAACTGGCCCCCATGCTCGGCAAAAACCCGCAATACACGCAGCTGCAAAAGCAAGGAATGGCACAGGCCTTCATTCCTGGCCGCCTGCAGTATGTACCTGCCACAAACGGCATGCCTCCCCTCTTACTGGACGGCGCGCATAACCCCCACGGCATGACAGCGTTAATCAAGGCACTGCAGCAGACAGGACATCAACCCGCAGCCGTGGTCTTTTCCTGCCTGGGCGACAAGGATTGGCAAACAGCGGCGGGTATGTTTAAAAAACAGTTGGGGGAGGTTCCCATCTTTGTGCCGACGCTGCATAATCCCAGAGCAGCCAAAGCGGAGGATGTGGCGCAGTTTTTCAACGGCATGCCGCCTGCCACAGCTCAGGCCATGCCCGCCCCGCCCCATGTGACAACGAACGCGCCTACGGATAGCCCGACGGCAACGCCGCTGGATGTTAACGGCGCACTGTCCACGGCTCTTGCCCGAGCCTTTGCGCACGCCACGTCGATTGCCCGTTCCGGTGCGAAAGCGCAGCCAGTGCTGATAACAGGCTCGCTTTACCTGCTGGCCGAATTTTTCAGCCTTTACCCCGCGTACCTTTCGCCCACAGCTTCAGCCCAAGGGAGAAAAGCTCATGAATGA
- a CDS encoding PaaI family thioesterase produces MRNYVEKHDKLVRYLQMTIETATPEFARVTMPITENHKNGMGMAHGGAIFALADVAFGAAANAGKDMGVVSLSTTIEFLRPGKCGPLAAESYVVRKGQRIQSYIVKVFDGDGELIAQCMASGYQTDVPLPD; encoded by the coding sequence ATGAGAAACTACGTCGAAAAACACGACAAACTTGTGCGCTACCTGCAAATGACCATTGAAACCGCCACTCCCGAATTCGCCCGAGTGACCATGCCCATTACCGAAAACCATAAAAACGGCATGGGAATGGCCCACGGCGGCGCTATTTTCGCACTAGCGGATGTGGCCTTTGGAGCTGCGGCCAATGCGGGCAAAGATATGGGAGTAGTAAGCCTTTCAACCACCATTGAATTCCTGCGCCCTGGCAAATGCGGCCCCTTGGCGGCTGAATCCTATGTCGTACGCAAGGGTCAACGCATACAGAGCTATATTGTTAAGGTGTTTGATGGCGACGGAGAGCTTATCGCCCAGTGCATGGCTTCCGGATACCAGACAGACGTTCCACTGCCTGATTAA
- a CDS encoding DksA/TraR family C4-type zinc finger protein produces MASGWAGDGAVQDQIQDSINDEVARARRNLPSGESLTHCEECGDAIPQARQKALPGVRLCIACQQETDQEQKTVSLYNRRGSKDSQLR; encoded by the coding sequence ATGGCAAGCGGTTGGGCCGGAGACGGCGCGGTGCAGGACCAGATTCAGGATTCCATCAATGACGAAGTTGCCCGTGCGCGGCGCAACCTTCCCAGTGGTGAAAGCCTGACGCATTGCGAAGAATGCGGCGACGCCATACCACAGGCACGGCAAAAAGCCTTGCCCGGCGTGCGCCTGTGCATTGCCTGCCAGCAGGAGACGGATCAGGAACAAAAAACAGTCTCTCTCTATAACAGGCGCGGCAGCAAGGACAGCCAATTGCGGTAG